AGTTGTGGCTAAGTTTTCTGAAACTTATAGTGCGATCGCTCCTACCTACAACAGCTTCAAGCAACCGGGGCGAGCGCTGTATTCGCAACTCATGGCGATTGCCCTTCAACGAGCGCCTCGCAGTCAATTAAAGTCGCCATACCTAGATTATTCGCTATTCGCGAATGTAGAATAAAGGAAACAAGGAAACAATGCGCTTGCTCATCCGCTATGCTAAAACCCCAAGATATCCTTGCAATACTCAAAGTCCACAGTTGGGATTCAACGAACTGGACGTACAGTTCTCTCGCTCAAAGCTTGGGCATGAGCGCATCAGAAGTTCATGCTGCCCTTGAGCGTTCTGAAGCTGCCGGTCTGTATTATGGCTCCGAGCGGAAAATTTTGAAGCAAGCGGTGTTGGAATTCTTGGTTCACGGGTTGCGCTATGTATTCTACGCCCAGCCAGGCCCCCTCTCGCGGGGACTGCCAACTGCACATTCTGCTGAGCCGTTGAAAAGCAAGCTGGTTGCCTCACCGTCTGAGGTTTACGTCTGGCCTGACCCTCAAGGTATCGTGAGAGGGCAGGCAATCGCGCCTCTGTACCGTTCAGTCCCCCAAGCTGCCAGTAACGATCCAAAACTTTATGCCTTGCTCAGCTTGATTGACGCTATTCGAGTTGGTCGGGTGCGGGAGCAACGTTTAGCCGCTAGCGAACTTGAAAAGAGGATCGTCGCTCTATGAACCCGCAGATACTCATGCTGGAAATAGTTGCCAGGGTACTCTCTCAAGTACGCACTACCATCGTCTTCACAGGAGGAGCAACGATATCCCTGTATCTGGACGAAGTGGCTGCTCCTGACATTCGACCTACCGATGATGTTGATTGTGTTGTGGAAATCACGTCCAGAGCTGAATATTACAACTTCTCGAACTTGTTGCGAACCCTTGGGCTTCAAGAGAGTACAGAATCAGGCGCACCCCTATGTCGCTGGCAGTACGAGGGCATTTCCATTGATGTCATGCCGTGCGACTCCTCTGTATTAGGGTTTTCCAATCGCTGGTACAGGCCGGGCATTGCTAACTCTATTCGCTACCAACTTCCAAGTGGTAGGCAAATCCTAATTTTTTCAACGCCTTACCTTCTAGCTTCCAAAATAGAAGCTTTCATGGGTAGAGGCGGGGGTAACTTTTATTTTAGTTCTGATATTGAAGACATCGTGGCATTGGTTGACGGGCGTTCGAGTTTGTTCAAGGAAGTGCAACAAGCTGACTATGAAGTGAAAGCATTTTTATCAGGATGGTTTCGAGCCGAGCTGGAAAATCTGTGCTCCATCGCGCCTGCTTTCCTCTCACCCGTTGCTAAAAATTCAGGTCGCACTCGCTTGCTCTTGCAAAGAATTGAAAGGCTGGCGATGGTAGTTTAGTAGTTAACTGCTAGCAATAGACAGCAGCGGACACTCGATCGAGGTAAGCCTTACACTCGCAAACAGCCCGGCTCGGAACGCAAAAACCAGATAGTCCAGCCTCAACTTTATTGCTGGCATAGTGGGTACTACGCTACAAAATCGCTTCATAAATTTTAGCTGCCTGCCAATTTTCTCACACTTGCTCAACTTGATTTTTAATTCAATTCTGACACCACAACTTGACTATTAAGTCAATCCACTTGTTGTTAAAAACGCTAAAAAATTAGCTAATTGTTGCGGAGCGCTAAAGTCAGGCAAGTGCAGTATAAAGTCAGGCAAGTGCAGTATAAAGTCAGGCGGAAAGCAGGTATTTGCAGGAACTGCACTTTACCTGCATTTACCTGCAAATATCCTGCAAATGCCTGAAATTTTCGGTCAAATTACTGCTTTTTTGTGCTGTTCGTGTCGTGACCTGTTGGGACTGGTTATGGCTGTTCTCTCTCGGTAGCAAGCAATGTTTTTGCGATCGCAAACCCTGACTAATTCGTGTTGACAAAAAATAATGCACCTTTATGAATGGGGCATCCTAGATGTCAAGGCGCTTAATTTTTACCCGCTCTTCGGCTGTACCGATCGCTCACATTGCTCAGGCAGTTGTTGTGGCGACTTTTGTGGAGGCGATCGACGCCGACAACTGTCACAACAGCCGATGTGGTGGCGGTTGTCGGCGCGGCAGAATTTGCCCGGTTCAAACTGCATTACTGTATTGCTCTTCAACATCTGTTAACGCCCCATCAGTTGTTCGGGGAAGTACGCTGCTATCGCTCCCCAAAAATAGCGATAGCCAAATTTCCCAAATACCGCTCTCTGAGGAAAGTGTTTGTAGCTAGAGATCGTAGAGCGCCGTTCGGTATGCTGCATTCTTCCGACACCCGCTCTCCACGAACCGAGGATGCCTCTTCTTGAGCTATCGCTCCCGGGTAGAAAATTCGCTCTAGTTGAGAGTCAGGTTGCTGACACCGCCGCCACTGCTGGACTTGCCCGGAGTCGAGTCGGGTGTCCGAGCAGTGAATGACTTTCCAAGCGGTGCTGCCGAGCGAGAGGAAACGAGCTAGAGGAAGCTTGGAGTGGAAAAGTTAATTTAAGTATTTTCCGGCCTGATTTAAGTATTTTCGCGCAGGAAAACAGTTACTTTTATAAAGACTTAACATAAGTCAAACAACTCTCAGTAAATATACAGAATTATTTTCTGACTCGCAGCAGCAAAAACTATAAAGTTCAGTATTGTAACTAATATATTTATAATCGAGTCTAGCCGATAATAAGGACGAGCAACAAGTCGAGCGCAGTCGTAGGAATAAGCGTAAGTAAAGATTCCTCGAACTTGCTCAACGCCAAATCAATCAATTAAAAATCAAGGGTGCAGCCATGACTTTAACAAAGCCGTTCCGATTGCCTTTTCCCCAAAAAAGTAGCAAAAATACAAGTTTTGCAACCCCTACCTTGACTGTCAACCCTACAACAGGCAGTTTGAGAACTCGAACATCAAGCAAACAATCAATAATAATAGTCCTGGACGCATAGACTCTACTTGTATGATGCGCCGCTCCCCGCCTTACCACTACAAATAGTGTCAAAATTGACCCGTTGAATCGAGTCCTGAATAAATTGAGTTTAGGACTCAATAAATTGAGTCTAGGACTGAATAAATTGAGCCTAAGACTGAATAAATTGAGTCTAGGACTCAATAAATAGCGAAAGCGAGTAACAATAGCGAAGGCGGGCTACAGTCGTTTAAGGAGTACGGATTCGCCTTATAACTCCATTCAAACAGGCGACTCGACCAAAGCGGGTAACATAATTGCAACTCGCATCTCCTCAAAAAGATAAGTGACGCATCCAAGCTTACCAAAACTATTATTTAACCCTCAAATCAGGAGTGCAAGCGAGTGCCTTTAACAGACCCGATTGGAGAACCTTTAATAGAAGTGGAATCCTTAATTCCCGGACTTGCCCCAACTTTCGCCCCACAACTGCCGGGAATTCCGACTCACAAAACCTTATTATATCAAACTCCCGGCTCTTCTGAAAACTCCGAACAACCTAACTTAATAGAAACCGCAAAGCCGCCACAATCCGAATTCAGTCGAGCCGAAACCGATGCTTTTATTACTAACAAAGCCTCCGATATTCACAGCATATCTTCTGCTACCATCAGCGAGCTCAGAACTAACAGCAACCCCAGAGATGCAGCAAATTCTGAAATTGACCCCCTAATTGGCAAATTCGACTCAGACTCAGGAGATTCCCTGACCAACCCGAATCCAATAACCTCACCCGTTATAACTACATCCACAACGAGCGAAAAAGCTTCTCCCAAAACACAATTACCCGCAACCCCTGAAACAAGTTCAAAACCCGAAGATATAAAAACACCCTTATCGTCAGAGGCTACACTCAAAAGCGAATCAGAACCCAACAAAACATCACCTGCAACTGCATCAAACATAATACCAGATCGCAGTACAACTTCATCAGAAAAATCCGAAACTATTGCAGTAACAAATTTAACCGAAACTATTGCGGCTAGCCCAAACATACCCTCAACCGATAAAACCTCTACAGACAAACAGTCCCCAGTTGCCAAAGCTGACGACAAGATAGACTCAGACAAGCAATCTCAAAACTCCACAATTGTGGAGAAAACCAACTCAGGCGAACCATCTCGTACTGCCGAAGTTTCCGACAAAATAGACTCCGATAAAACAGCTCCAATTCCTTCAACTTCAGAAACAAAAAACTCAGACAAACAGCTTCCACTTGCCGAAGCTAGCACCCTGATAGACTCAGACAAAAAATCCCCAACAGTCGATGCAATACCGACCGAAAAACCCAGTTCAAATTCTCAAGAACCGCTGACAACACAGCCCCCAACAGCCCCATTAATTCCACCCGCATCTAACCCTGTTTTACCTGACACTAATATCAACCCAGAAGTCAACTCAACCGATTCCACAAACCCAGTACAAACTGCCAGTCAAGCTTTAACTGACAAACAGAATGATTCAGAAAAAGTTGACCCATTAAAAACCGAACCTGCTGCAATACCAAAAACAGCAGCCAGTGAAAATGTAGCGGTGACGACAGCGACAGCAGTTCAAACCCCAGAAAAATCTCCGAACAATACTGACTCAGTTTCGGAACTTAAACAGCCAGTTCAAACAGAATCTATTGTCAATCAATCAGCAGATGCTGAATCAATAAAAACCGACCAAACTGCAACTGCAAGCATTTCTCAACCCCCCGCAGAAACAGAGTCAGTTATCGCTCCACTTGCGTCACAATCTCCTGCCAAAACAGACTCGCTTGTCTCTAATGTTGGCGAACAATCACCAAAAGAAACCCACTCCAATGTTTCTACCGCATCCGAAGAATTACCAACAAAAACAAGTCGATTATTACCGCAGAAATCAATTCTGGTACGGTGGTTCTGGACATCCCTGTCGCTCAAATAACAGGAGAACTTGAAACCGAACAACTGCCCACAAAAAACGAGTCAATTATTGCCGTACCCGAAGCGGATGATACGGTTGAACATAATATCCCTGTCGCTGAAATAACAGCAGAATTAGAAACCGAACAATTCCCAACAAAAACAGATTCGCTAGCTCCCGCAGAATTCACTGCTGGTACAATAAAACTGGATATTACTGTTGCCTTCATAGCAAAACTTGAAACCGATCAAACCCCAGCTATTACTGTTAATTCTCTCGAATCAGACTCGCTATTTTCCAACTCGAATCAACACATACAAACCGATAATAATTCAATACCAGCACTATTCTCAACTCCATCAGAGACAGCAGCAGTTACGACACAGATAACTGAAGCCGAAGTCGAAACAACCGTTGCACCCTCAACTCTTAAATCCCCACCCGAACCGACTTCAAACAATTATAATAGCAATTCAAATCCAATAGAAACTGTCGCTGTTCTACCTGCGGATTCTGATACTGAAATTGCGCCGGAATCCGCAGAGATAACCAGCGGTTTGCTAGCGTCAGTAACCGAAAAATCTGCTCTCTTCTCAGACAATATTGCAGACACTCAACCCAATTCCACACAGAGTACCGGCAACTTCCAAACCAATACCAATCCCCCAAGAAATTTATCAATAACAACAACAGCCAATTTACCAATCCCCGGTACTTTCCTTGTAGATAACCAAGGAAAAGTCAGATTCGACTATGTATTTGACGGCGGCGGCTACGAAGGCGAACTCGGTATTTTCAGCCTGGCGGGAATGTCCGCATTTATACCCGGAACTCCAGAATTCATTGCCGAAGCATCCCGTAGAGTTTTAAGCAATTCCACCGACGGACACATTGTAATTAGCGACGCTACAGAAGGAGCCAAATTCACCGGTGCGATGCCGTTCGAAGGAGACTGGGACAGCGGCGAATATCAGGGTATCAAAACTTTCAACATGACTCCAGGCGACACCTTTGCCGTCATGTTAGTCCCCAACGGTACAGTGCAGTCATCCCTCGAATCCTCATATTCGGGAAATTGGTTCCCCGAAAACCGCCCCTTATTCAGTATCGCTACAGCCAATCCCAACGATACCGCTCATCTGCTACAAATAGCCGACATTACCGGCACCGGCAACACCTTCGCCCTGGAAGATATGTCGCCTCCTAACTCGGACAGAGATTACAATGACCTAATCTTTAAAATTAGTGGCGCAACCGGAAACGCACCGCTGCTAGATACAGTCATCAATCCTGACAGAGAATGGCGCAATACGACTCTAGGACAGCAATTGCTCGCCGAAGCCAATCCCCCGAATTCTGACAACAATCCGCCCGTTGTTTCACCGACAAGCGCTCGGACTTATACAGAATTAGAGACAACTATTTCATTAGAAAATCTTGCCACAGATGCAGAGGGCGACCCCCTAACAATTAGCGTCCAGGGTCCAGTAAACGGCACAGTAATTTTCAATCCCTTAACTAACAAAGCATCCTTTAAACCAGCAACTGGTTTCTCTGGAATTGCCAGCTTTGATTTCCTTGCCAGCGACGCTTTTGGGAGTTCAACGCCCGCGCGGGTGACAGTCAACGTCAGCGATGTTCCCCTGCTGAATCTAGATTTTGTGAAGCGAAATCCGAGCCTCAATGCAGGAGAAAATACGGAATTGATTGTGCTCGGAGATTTTGCCGACCAAAAAGGTGTAGTGCTGCCAGATTCTTATCTAACTTACACTTCATTCAATCCAGAAGTAGCACCAATTGATCCAACAGGGAAAGTGACAGGTTTGGTCAACGGCACTTCAATTTTGAGCGCGAGTCGCAACAACCTGCAAGCAGTAACAGCGGTGCGAGTAGGAAAATTGCCAGCCCCCACCAACGATGCAGAATTCAATGGAGCACTAGCCGAGATTAACGGTTTGAATGTCTATCCCAAAGCAGTCACCATGACAGCCGGAATGGGGCGAGCGCTGTTAGTCGGAATTGAAAATATCATCCAATCCCCCGATTTGAAATTCGGCTCAGTAGGAACTCGCTATTTCCCCGGAAACTCCAACTTATTGCAAGTGAATTCAGACGGCATTATTACTGCCCTAGAAGAAGGAGTTACTAACGTCACCGTCATTCACGGAGCAGCCGAACAAGTCGTGCCAGTACGAGTCTCCCTGCTTGCCGCCGCCGGAACAATTTTAGGAGTAAATGGCGGTGCAGTTTCTGGCAGTGACGGTTCAATTGTGATGGTGCCGCCCGGTGCTCTTGCCGAAAATACAGCTATTAGCTTGACATCTCTAAGCAGCAATGCTCTATCCCTACAACTTCCCGACGGTTTGCAGTTTGCCGGAGGCTTCAATTTAGACTTGGGTGATGAATCTCTGAAATTGCCCGCTCAATTAGCAATTCCAGCCCCCGCCGGCTTATCTCCCGGTACCGAAATTTTATTCATGCGAAAAGGTTCGCTGCCGGATGCTAACAATATTGAAAACCCAACTTGGCTGATTCAAGAATCCGGAGTAGTCGATGCCAACGGCATTATCCGAACCAATTCCCCACCATTTCCTGGTGTTTTGGCAAGTGGCGAATATGCGATGTTTGCATGGCCAACCGCGCTGGAATCGGGTGTTTCGACTCTTACAGTTGGAGAGTTGACCGAGCTCGGTATATCGCAAGCAGGCAAGGGATCGCTGGCTACAATCGCACGGGCAATTAACCTCGCAACTAATTTCGGTGTCCAAAGCAGCTTTTTAGCAGCAAGTGTTGGTTTAATCGGTATTGCTGCCGTTGGAGCCCAATTCGCCGCTACAATCTTGCTCCTCGGTTACTTGGCTAAATACCTGCAATCTGGATTGAAAGTCATCGCCATTCCACAAGTCGGTTTACCTGTAGTCACGGATGCAGGCGTCGAACTCGACCCAGAAGGGATTCCCAGCGTCACAGCGACTGTAAATGTACCGACATTATTCCCCGCAGACCCCTTCGCACCTCCAGTGCTTCAATCCGCTGAATTTAAGTTGGAAAATGGCGACCCAACCGTCGTCCTGACAGGCAGCAATTTCCTGAATAACTCCAATGATTTGGGCGGTGAATTTGAGGATTTAACTGTCAGCTTCCGCGTCGGCGACAAAACTTATCCCGCCATTTTGATGCCGGAGAAAAACACCGATTTAGGAGAAAATCGCTACAAAATTGCTGTCAAAATTCCGATTACCGTACCCGTCGGCGAATCCAGTATTGTAGTGTCGAGAAAGCAGAAAAAGCGCTTCGGACTGGGCGTTGGAGATTACGAAATTGTCGAACTAGAAAGTGAAGAAAATATCCGCCTCGCTCCTACCTGCGTTGAATTGGCGCTGGTTACCGAACGCACGGGCGACAAAATCAACGTTATTAATCTCAAAGACCCTTTATCAACTGTTGAAACCCAGACCAGCGATAAATTGGCGGTTGCTATTAACATTCCTGTGGGTAATCCCAATATCCCATCAGACCGACCGGAGTCGATCGCGCCTACCAACAATGCTACCCGCGGCTACGTGACTCTGCGCGACACCGGCCGCGTGTCTGTGGTGGATTTGATAGCCCTGCGAGAGATAGACACTACTCCTGAAACGGCGACTGTAGATGCGATTAGCTTGCCCTCTGGAGCCAGACCGCAAGCTATTGTTATCGACCCCAAAGACAATTATGCTTACATTGCCGACCAAAATCGCCCCAACATCTACGTTCTCGACATCAATCCGAATTCGGCAACTTATCATACCGTTGTTCAGACAGTTAACGTCTCATCGCCGCTGGGATTGAGCCAGTTGGCTATCAGCAGCGACGGGCGGCGACTGTTTGCCACAGGTTCCGACAATAACGAACAAACACCTAACCGCCGCATTTACGCTGTCAACATTGACCCCGCCGACAAACCGAAGGCTGAGGGTTCTAACGATCGCAAGTGGCAGCAGCAGATTGGAGTAATTCCCACCGCATCAGAGACAGAGGGCATAGCTGCTACTCCCGACCCCAAGAAAATGGTGTTCACCAACGGATTTGCTAGTGTCCTCACCATAAGTAATGGGGAGCAGATCAAGCTTCAGAATGACGGCCAGGGCTTTGGGGTACTCGAAATTGAGTCTGATGACCCCCTCAACTTTAGTGCTAAAGTCAGCTACGCTCCTCTGTCGCTGGGCCTAGCTAATGACTATTTTGATGTCAACGAGGCAGTGGCTGTAACAGTAACGCCAGACGGGAAATATGCGTTTGTTGCCGGCCGCAACTCTAGGGCAAATATAGGTACGCGCGAGGGTGGAAATATAGGCATTATCAAAGACCCGCTGGGACCCAATCCTCAATTGGTGGCTGCGACTCGACCGATTCCCGACAGCTTAACTAACAACCTAGCGCTTTCGAGCGACGGCAAATATTTGATTGCTTCCTATCCCACCACAAATTTGGGAGGAAGTTCCTACGTTTTCGATGTTCAGGAAATGATTAAGGCTATAGAGAATCCCGGCAATTACAAGCTTGACGCACGAGACAGGGGAGTGGGTACCGTTGGTTTCGCGACTGACACTGAGCGAAATGCGACCCAAGCCGACTTCGCCCGCGTGCCCATTGACGATATCAACCCTCTTGTCAGTATTGCGGCCGACTACGAAATTACGGGGGGAAATTGGATTAATAACTTTGAGTTTAGCGTCCCGGATGGCACGAAACGCGCTCCCATTGGTATCGGCGGAAATCCTAAAGGTTTGGCAATCGCGAGTACAAAAAATTGGCTGGAATTAGAGGGGCCGATTGGTACTAGCGAAAGTGACACCAATCCTCTAACTCCTACTTTTGAGTGGGATTTGAAGGGTGACGGTGAAGAATGCGGTCTTCCTGGTTTTAATCCTGATACTGATGTCGAGGAGGTCAATCTTTATGTAAGCGTTTTTCCGCAAGGGAAGGGCTTGTTGCCCGATGATAGGTGGGATGGGTTAAATTCGGCTGGCGACCAAGATTACAATCCGAATCGGGTTCTGACTGCTCAATGGAACAATGGTATCTGGACTTGGGATGGCGGCACTAAAGCTGGTTCTTCTGAGGAGTTTACTCTTTCTAATGACCGAATGTTGACGGCGGGTCAGGAATATCATTGGGCTGTGGAAGCTGTGACGAATGGAGGGGAAAGAAAAGTTGTTACCAATCAGTTTAAAACTTTACTGCCGGCTCCGATGACTGGTAGCAATACTTTCAGTAGCGTTACGGTATTAACGCGGGGCTTAGAATCTCAACCTAATTTGATAGATCGCCAATTCGAGCAGATGGCTTCTCACCTGACTAAAGAAAATGGTTTGGTCATGCGTTACGATCACGCCACTAACAAATGGGGATGGCTCAATTTTGATGGCTCCACAACCTTCTCCCCTCCAAGTCACAAATTGGGCGCACCACTGGTACTAATCCCTGGGTGGGAACAGTCGCCAGAAGCAACCGCATTTAACTCTGGCTTTACTGAGGCAGCCGCAGATGCCTTTTTTGCTTCACTGGTAGCTTTAAATCAAAATTTGGTAAACACCCTTTTCAATTCACCTATGCACTTTATGGGGTTTGGTCAGGGTGCAGCGATCAACAATGAAATTGTCCAGCGTTTGGGGAGTTATTTTCCCTTCGGTGGTGGTACTAGCCTTGTAAACCGCGACCTCCAGATGACAACGATCGATCCTCATGCTTTCGACCCAAATGAGTCGGTAACCTCCTTAAACAGCTTCCGCGATCCAGAAGTGCGAATCTGGGAAAATGTTACCTATGCCGATAACTATTATCAAGACGTTCCCGCTGTAGATACACAGGCAATTAATACCCCTGCTGGTCGGCGAATTGCGGAGGCGGATTGGAACGTACACCTTGGTGGTTCTGATGGCTTGAGCCGGATTGGATTTACTGAAAATAGCACGGATGGAAGGCCTCACCAAGCTCTAACTTGGTATGCAGGAACAGCTAACCTTAGCGGAAGTCAACTCCCCTCAAGGAATGGAGAGAGGATTTACCGTCGGCTTGGAGATCTGGAACTAGATAGTTCAGGCAATCCAACTACACCTACGTGGTACACACCCGACCATACTGATGCTAATTTTACTCACGGCGAACAGCAAGCTCCTTGGGAAGGTATCGGTACTGGCTGGTTTTACTCGGTACTGGGTGGTGGCTCTCAATTACGCCCCTATGATGCTAACGTAAGTAACCGTGTCCCCGTAACTGAGGACAATACCTACACAGACGAAATTATAGGTAACAAGATGCGAGGTGACTATGCAGTTCCCACCCTTTTCAATGGTAATTTTGACGCCAGCAAACGTTTTACAGCTCAGAGTGTTCCAGGCTGGTCTTTTTACAACTCTTTAAGTGTATCCGACAATCCTAATGTGTCGCAAAGACATCTGCATGAACGGGATGAGATTGATACCTTTTTA
This genomic interval from Oscillatoria nigro-viridis PCC 7112 contains the following:
- a CDS encoding DUF4114 domain-containing protein; its protein translation is MVLDIPVAQITGELETEQLPTKNESIIAVPEADDTVEHNIPVAEITAELETEQFPTKTDSLAPAEFTAGTIKLDITVAFIAKLETDQTPAITVNSLESDSLFSNSNQHIQTDNNSIPALFSTPSETAAVTTQITEAEVETTVAPSTLKSPPEPTSNNYNSNSNPIETVAVLPADSDTEIAPESAEITSGLLASVTEKSALFSDNIADTQPNSTQSTGNFQTNTNPPRNLSITTTANLPIPGTFLVDNQGKVRFDYVFDGGGYEGELGIFSLAGMSAFIPGTPEFIAEASRRVLSNSTDGHIVISDATEGAKFTGAMPFEGDWDSGEYQGIKTFNMTPGDTFAVMLVPNGTVQSSLESSYSGNWFPENRPLFSIATANPNDTAHLLQIADITGTGNTFALEDMSPPNSDRDYNDLIFKISGATGNAPLLDTVINPDREWRNTTLGQQLLAEANPPNSDNNPPVVSPTSARTYTELETTISLENLATDAEGDPLTISVQGPVNGTVIFNPLTNKASFKPATGFSGIASFDFLASDAFGSSTPARVTVNVSDVPLLNLDFVKRNPSLNAGENTELIVLGDFADQKGVVLPDSYLTYTSFNPEVAPIDPTGKVTGLVNGTSILSASRNNLQAVTAVRVGKLPAPTNDAEFNGALAEINGLNVYPKAVTMTAGMGRALLVGIENIIQSPDLKFGSVGTRYFPGNSNLLQVNSDGIITALEEGVTNVTVIHGAAEQVVPVRVSLLAAAGTILGVNGGAVSGSDGSIVMVPPGALAENTAISLTSLSSNALSLQLPDGLQFAGGFNLDLGDESLKLPAQLAIPAPAGLSPGTEILFMRKGSLPDANNIENPTWLIQESGVVDANGIIRTNSPPFPGVLASGEYAMFAWPTALESGVSTLTVGELTELGISQAGKGSLATIARAINLATNFGVQSSFLAASVGLIGIAAVGAQFAATILLLGYLAKYLQSGLKVIAIPQVGLPVVTDAGVELDPEGIPSVTATVNVPTLFPADPFAPPVLQSAEFKLENGDPTVVLTGSNFLNNSNDLGGEFEDLTVSFRVGDKTYPAILMPEKNTDLGENRYKIAVKIPITVPVGESSIVVSRKQKKRFGLGVGDYEIVELESEENIRLAPTCVELALVTERTGDKINVINLKDPLSTVETQTSDKLAVAINIPVGNPNIPSDRPESIAPTNNATRGYVTLRDTGRVSVVDLIALREIDTTPETATVDAISLPSGARPQAIVIDPKDNYAYIADQNRPNIYVLDINPNSATYHTVVQTVNVSSPLGLSQLAISSDGRRLFATGSDNNEQTPNRRIYAVNIDPADKPKAEGSNDRKWQQQIGVIPTASETEGIAATPDPKKMVFTNGFASVLTISNGEQIKLQNDGQGFGVLEIESDDPLNFSAKVSYAPLSLGLANDYFDVNEAVAVTVTPDGKYAFVAGRNSRANIGTREGGNIGIIKDPLGPNPQLVAATRPIPDSLTNNLALSSDGKYLIASYPTTNLGGSSYVFDVQEMIKAIENPGNYKLDARDRGVGTVGFATDTERNATQADFARVPIDDINPLVSIAADYEITGGNWINNFEFSVPDGTKRAPIGIGGNPKGLAIASTKNWLELEGPIGTSESDTNPLTPTFEWDLKGDGEECGLPGFNPDTDVEEVNLYVSVFPQGKGLLPDDRWDGLNSAGDQDYNPNRVLTAQWNNGIWTWDGGTKAGSSEEFTLSNDRMLTAGQEYHWAVEAVTNGGERKVVTNQFKTLLPAPMTGSNTFSSVTVLTRGLESQPNLIDRQFEQMASHLTKENGLVMRYDHATNKWGWLNFDGSTTFSPPSHKLGAPLVLIPGWEQSPEATAFNSGFTEAAADAFFASLVALNQNLVNTLFNSPMHFMGFGQGAAINNEIVQRLGSYFPFGGGTSLVNRDLQMTTIDPHAFDPNESVTSLNSFRDPEVRIWENVTYADNYYQDVPAVDTQAINTPAGRRIAEADWNVHLGGSDGLSRIGFTENSTDGRPHQALTWYAGTANLSGSQLPSRNGERIYRRLGDLELDSSGNPTTPTWYTPDHTDANFTHGEQQAPWEGIGTGWFYSVLGGGSQLRPYDANVSNRVPVTEDNTYTDEIIGNKMRGDYAVPTLFNGNFDASKRFTAQSVPGWSFYNSLSVSDNPNVSQRHLHERDEIDTFLTEEQRILNPGLAGKNYTLKMGGTDGPKEIIHNLFLVPDQNSLHDSLKFDLHVPEDQLGAGRKITVSLRADVAGYEQFTSIGTIDLERVSGINSSGPELDSNIRKIGYGTEGLETFYLNLPEELRGKAALLKFEINDGTVYLDDISFGKKWEPSMTLAEAEEYTKNSYYSGRTLYHGTSPAGASSITNIGVNPGRFTRGFFGEGFYLTNLEERAKDFSSDENGNPTQGPILKIMLNVKNPKVYQDLTEFDERVANYGQETGLQEPERTVRYVEDLKSQGYDAIATRSPEMMLYYIVFDPKQVVVVEE